In a single window of the Drosophila albomicans strain 15112-1751.03 chromosome 3, ASM965048v2, whole genome shotgun sequence genome:
- the LOC117571323 gene encoding E3 ubiquitin-protein ligase rnf8-B-like yields MAHIQATYLATLIQEVKKLTATFEKLVLQIKPEAAYQYVEFGSQNITCFYDLYRLWQEQVANFTAIQNIQAEEFQNQILEKDKLREEVLNNLKNQEETHMREIVQLKQQYKSELKAKEERCLKLEQELLRLREDNERNTSCSICLDPWTLTGHHRLVALHCGHLFGEPCIRDYLQRANVCPNCRAMVYPKDIRYIYGRPF; encoded by the coding sequence ATGGCACATATTCAAGCAACTTATTTGGCTACACTAATACAGGAAGTTAAAAAGCTAACTGCAACTTTCGAAAAACTCGTGTTGCAGATTAAGCCAGAGGCTGCATATCAATATGTAGAATTTGGATCGCAAAACATCACCTGCTTTTACGATCTCTACCGTTTGTGGCAAGAGCAAGTGGCTAATTTCACagccattcaaaatatacaagctGAAGAGTTTCAGAATCAAATATTGGAGAAGGACAAATTGCGTGAGGAAGTATTGAATAATCTTAAAAATCAAGAGGAGACCCATATGCGTGAAATAGTGCAACTAAAGCAACAATATAAAAGCGAACTGAAGGCAAAGGAGGAAAGATGCTTGAAGCTCGAGCAAGAACTGTTGCGCCTACGTGAAGACAATGAGCGGAATACATCATGCTCCATATGTTTGGATCCATGGACATTGACCGGTCACCATCGCTTGGTAGCATTGCACTGTGGCCATCTATTTGGAGAGCCTTGTATTCGGGATTATCTGCAAAGAGCTAATGTGTGTCCCAATTGCAGAGCTATGGTTTATCCAAAAGATATTCGATATATCTACGGAAGacctttttaa
- the LOC117571847 gene encoding involucrin-like: MEDLKQAILNMMAEQLDDGLKQLEEAAANLRMDQPEGSQNQQLLDDPKPITEENKFELNQTNLNLHELHMLKKELDTQVAISRHQNTLIHDLKGQAELDLAKIYECQTKLVKMDDKCYKLERKLFKMQKKENLGEEELGDEELGEEELHFQIDKLQKELEAKDDICHQLEQQISQVYENPEYIEMRKQLLDHLKEQEELHLQEVNELRKELEAKDDICHKLEQDVAHVGENPEYIQMRQQLLDHLNEQEQLHLQEVNELRKELEAKDVICHKLEQNVAHVGENPEYIQMRQQLQDTIKCQEEVHLRDINEMRQELDLRDNICLQKEQKIEDLEERLELSTSCDICMETFNTSSHRLVALSCGHLFGESCVRECLRRNPLCPECRTHVSVNNMRYVFPRYL; the protein is encoded by the coding sequence ATGGAAGATTTAAAACaagctattttaaatatgatggCCGAACAATTAGATGATGGGCTCAAACAATTGGAAGAGGCGGCTGCCAATTTGAGAATGGATCAGCCTGAGGGTTCTCAGAATCAGCAATTACTGGACGATCCAAAACCTATTACTGAGGAGAACAAGTTTGAATTgaatcaaacaaatttaaatctGCACGAATTACATATGCTTAAAAAGGAGCTGGACACCCAAGTTGCCATAAGTCGCCATCAAAATACATTAATCCATGATCTCAAAGGTCAAGCGGAACTTGATTTGgccaaaatttatgaatgcCAGACCAAGCTGGTCAAAATGGATGACAAATGTTATAAACTAGAGCgtaaactgtttaaaatgcagaaaaaagaGAACCTTGGAGAAGAAGAACTAGGAGACGAAGAACTTGGAGAAGAAGAACTTCATTTCCAAATCGATAAACTTCAAAAGGAACTGGAGGCAAAAGATGATATATGTCACCAGTTGGAGCAGCAAATATCCCAAGTATATGAGAATCCAGAATATATCGAAATGCGCAAACAGTTACTTGATCATCTTAAGGAACAAGAAGAGCTGCATTTGCAAGAAGTGAATGAGCTTCGAAAGGAACTGGAGGCAAAAGATGATATATGCCATAAGTTGGAGCAGGATGTCGCCCATGTTGGTGAAAATCCAGAATACATTCAAATGCGACAGCAGCTTCTCGATCATCTTAATGAACAAGAACAACTGCATTTGCAAGAAGTGAATGAGCTACGAAAGGAACTGGAGGCTAAGGATGTTATATGCCATAAGTTGGAGCAGAATGTCGCCCATGTTGGTGAAAATCCAGAATACATTCAAATGCGACAGCAATTGCAGGACACTATTAAATGTCAAGAAGAAGTTCATTTACGAGACATAAATGAGATGCGCCAAGAGCTGGATCTTAGAGACAACATATGCTTGCAGAAGGAGCAGAAAATAGAAGATCTCGAGGAGCGTCTGGAATTGAGTACTTCTTGTGACATATGCATGGAAACTTTCAATACTTCCAGTCATCGCTTGGTAGCATTGTCGTGTGGTCATCTCTTTGGTGAGTCATGCGTTCGAGAATGTTTGCGCAGAAATCCTTTATGTCCAGAATGTCGCACTCATGTTTCAGTAAATAATATGCGCTATGTGTTTCCGCgttatttgtaa